From the Anaerobaca lacustris genome, one window contains:
- a CDS encoding glycoside hydrolase family 43 protein, with translation MRTFTLAETRLRDPFILADQATQTYYLVTSSVRPAGTQTNAVSVLTSKDLRTWTGPYLVFEIGPDFWAQGHIWAPEMHCYKGRYYLFATMNGSQRLSDEPWPDWPEKTARGTQVLVADSPMGPFQPFHNRSHTDPNIMALDGTLWVEDGVPYMVYCHEWVQIKDGTIALVRLKDDLSDVAGPPVTLFKASDAPWTPEGRDRCVTDGPFLYRTRTGRLLMIWSSFTETGYTTGIAASQSGRVLGPWVHMPEPLFREDGGHGMIFTAFDGKLMLLLHSPNRSPKERACLFELIDSGDTLRIADRR, from the coding sequence ATGCGTACCTTCACACTGGCCGAGACGCGATTGCGCGATCCGTTCATCCTCGCGGACCAGGCGACACAGACGTATTACCTCGTCACGTCCTCCGTGCGGCCGGCCGGCACACAAACCAACGCGGTATCGGTGCTGACGAGCAAGGACCTGCGGACGTGGACCGGGCCGTACCTGGTATTCGAGATCGGACCCGACTTCTGGGCCCAGGGACACATCTGGGCGCCCGAAATGCACTGCTACAAGGGCAGATACTACCTGTTCGCCACCATGAACGGCAGCCAGCGGCTGTCCGACGAGCCCTGGCCCGACTGGCCCGAGAAAACCGCGCGAGGCACACAGGTGCTCGTTGCCGATTCGCCGATGGGCCCGTTTCAACCGTTCCACAATCGGTCGCACACCGATCCCAACATCATGGCCCTGGATGGGACCCTGTGGGTCGAGGATGGGGTTCCGTATATGGTGTATTGCCACGAATGGGTCCAGATCAAAGACGGCACGATCGCCTTGGTCCGGCTGAAGGACGACCTGTCCGATGTCGCGGGGCCGCCGGTGACGCTGTTCAAGGCCAGCGACGCACCTTGGACCCCTGAGGGCCGGGACCGGTGCGTCACCGATGGACCCTTTCTCTACCGGACCCGGACGGGAAGGCTGCTGATGATCTGGTCCAGCTTCACCGAAACCGGATACACGACGGGCATTGCCGCCTCCCAGTCGGGCCGGGTCCTGGGCCCCTGGGTCCACATGCCGGAGCCTCTCTTCCGAGAGGACGGCGGACATGGGATGATCTTCACAGCCTTCGACGGAAAGCTGATGCTCCTGCTGCACAGCCCCAATCGCAGCCCGAAGGAGCGGGCCTGCCTGTTCGAGCTGATCGACTCCGGCGACACTCTCCGAATCGCGGACAGACGATGA
- a CDS encoding esterase: MNTPRTTIPLAAVMALVFACPLQAQFGRQGPQVTSPEVAASRHVTFRILAPKAETVLLAGSDIPDLGQGAQMKKDPNGVWEVTLGPIDPGAYRYNFNVDGISVIDPRNPATSESNANTWSLVYVPGSDFMDTRNVPHGAVAKVTYWSTSLGRFRRMHVYTPPGYESGQGTYPVFYLLHGAFDCDESWTSVGRAGFILDNLIAAGKAKPMVVVMPAGHVGPLNFGRRAGIDELTKDFVEFTKDFIEDIMPYTEKHYRVYTDKAHRAIAGLSMGGAQTLNIAIPHPDKFGYVGVFSSGIFGIAGGGFGIAPNAPSWEEQQKDILDGAELKKDLKLVWFATGKDDFLVQTSRATVEMLKKHGLDVVYKETDGAHTWTNWRNYLNEFAPQLFR; encoded by the coding sequence ATGAACACGCCGAGAACAACGATCCCGCTGGCAGCCGTTATGGCACTGGTATTTGCGTGCCCGTTGCAGGCCCAGTTCGGCCGGCAGGGTCCACAGGTGACGTCGCCTGAAGTGGCCGCCAGCCGACACGTGACGTTCCGCATCCTGGCGCCGAAGGCGGAGACCGTGCTGCTGGCCGGCAGCGACATCCCGGACCTCGGTCAAGGGGCACAGATGAAGAAGGACCCGAACGGCGTCTGGGAAGTGACGTTGGGTCCGATCGATCCGGGGGCGTACCGCTACAACTTCAACGTGGACGGCATCTCAGTGATCGACCCGCGCAACCCGGCCACCAGCGAATCCAACGCGAACACCTGGAGCCTCGTGTACGTTCCGGGCTCGGACTTCATGGACACCAGGAACGTGCCGCACGGCGCCGTGGCGAAGGTGACATACTGGTCCACGTCGCTGGGGCGCTTTCGCCGGATGCACGTCTACACCCCGCCGGGCTACGAGTCGGGCCAGGGCACGTACCCGGTCTTCTATCTGCTGCACGGCGCGTTCGACTGCGACGAATCGTGGACGTCGGTCGGCCGGGCCGGTTTCATCCTGGACAACCTGATCGCGGCCGGCAAGGCCAAGCCGATGGTCGTGGTCATGCCCGCCGGACATGTGGGGCCCCTCAATTTCGGCAGGCGGGCGGGCATCGATGAACTGACCAAGGATTTCGTCGAATTCACGAAGGATTTCATCGAAGACATCATGCCTTATACTGAGAAGCACTACCGCGTCTACACCGACAAGGCCCACCGCGCCATCGCGGGGCTATCCATGGGCGGAGCGCAGACGCTCAATATCGCGATTCCCCATCCAGACAAGTTCGGCTATGTGGGCGTCTTCAGCTCGGGCATTTTCGGCATTGCGGGCGGGGGTTTCGGCATCGCTCCGAACGCACCGTCATGGGAAGAGCAGCAGAAGGACATCCTCGACGGCGCGGAACTGAAGAAGGACCTCAAACTCGTCTGGTTCGCCACGGGCAAGGATGACTTTCTGGTCCAGACCTCGCGCGCGACGGTCGAGATGCTCAAGAAGCATGGACTGGACGTCGTCTACAAGGAGACCGACGGCGCGCACACGTGGACGAACTGGCGGAACTACCTCAACGAGTTCGCGCCGCAACTGTTCCGGTAG
- a CDS encoding MarR family winged helix-turn-helix transcriptional regulator, producing the protein MATGHDIAMGLRAAYARMHRQSNMSVAGRGVTIDQFVLLALLAEQDGITQQELVRRASSDANTVRAMLVLLEDGGLVAREPHPTDRRARQVTLTHRGRRALDQLWTDSEPVRQRMVSALTPTEADLLVDFLRRISQAMAQENGGPTAPETKRVLKGERR; encoded by the coding sequence ATGGCCACCGGGCACGACATTGCGATGGGTTTGCGAGCCGCGTATGCGAGGATGCATCGCCAGAGCAACATGTCTGTGGCCGGGCGCGGCGTGACGATCGATCAGTTCGTGCTCCTGGCCCTGTTGGCCGAGCAGGACGGGATCACGCAGCAGGAACTCGTCCGTCGGGCCTCTTCCGACGCCAATACGGTCCGGGCGATGCTCGTGCTCCTGGAAGACGGCGGCTTGGTCGCCCGCGAACCCCATCCCACCGACCGCCGTGCCCGCCAAGTCACCCTGACGCACAGGGGCCGGCGAGCGCTCGACCAATTGTGGACCGACAGCGAGCCAGTACGGCAACGCATGGTATCTGCATTGACCCCGACGGAGGCCGACCTGCTGGTCGATTTCCTCCGGCGCATCTCCCAAGCCATGGCCCAGGAGAACGGCGGCCCCACCGCCCCAGAAACCAAGCGAGTCCTGAAAGGAGAAAGACGATGA